A stretch of Desulfobacteraceae bacterium DNA encodes these proteins:
- the aroF gene encoding 3-deoxy-7-phosphoheptulonate synthase, producing MLIVMNQNATPQEIQAVVATIEANGYTARPIPGGERVSIGILNNKGPIDADAFLGLPGVKEAVPITRPYKLVSRESQMEDTIIHVGDVVIGNGHMTLIAGPCAIESESQAMTIAKLVKQAGAEIFRGGAFKPRTSPYSFQGMGLEGLKILAKVRETTGLPVVTEVMDDDTFDLVEEYADIIQIGTRNMQNFSLLRRAGKARKPVMLKRGMAATIDEWLMAAEYILEGGNSAVILCERGVRTFVNHSRNTLDISAVPVVRKESHLPIIIDPSHAGGRRDQVIPLSRAGVAVGAHGLMVEVHHAPEKAMSDGAQSLYPHQFETLCRQVRSIFETFQEQ from the coding sequence ATGCTGATCGTCATGAACCAGAACGCCACACCGCAGGAAATTCAGGCCGTTGTGGCCACCATCGAGGCCAACGGCTACACCGCGCGCCCCATTCCGGGCGGGGAGCGGGTCTCCATCGGCATTCTCAACAACAAGGGGCCCATCGATGCCGACGCCTTTTTGGGGCTGCCGGGCGTCAAGGAGGCGGTCCCCATCACCCGGCCCTACAAGCTGGTCAGCCGGGAATCCCAGATGGAAGACACCATCATCCACGTCGGCGATGTGGTCATCGGCAACGGCCACATGACCCTGATTGCCGGCCCCTGCGCCATCGAAAGCGAATCCCAGGCCATGACCATCGCCAAGCTGGTCAAGCAGGCGGGCGCCGAGATCTTCCGCGGCGGCGCCTTCAAACCGCGGACCTCTCCCTACTCCTTCCAGGGGATGGGCCTGGAGGGCCTCAAAATCCTGGCCAAGGTGCGCGAGACCACCGGCCTGCCGGTGGTCACCGAGGTCATGGACGACGACACCTTCGACCTGGTGGAGGAATACGCCGACATCATCCAGATCGGCACCCGCAACATGCAGAACTTCAGCCTGCTGCGCCGGGCCGGAAAAGCCCGCAAACCGGTCATGCTCAAGCGCGGCATGGCCGCCACCATCGACGAGTGGCTGATGGCCGCGGAATACATCCTCGAGGGCGGCAACAGCGCGGTGATCCTCTGCGAGCGCGGCGTGCGGACCTTCGTCAACCACAGCCGCAACACCCTGGACATCTCGGCCGTGCCGGTGGTCCGCAAGGAAAGCCACCTGCCGATCATCATCGACCCCAGCCACGCCGGCGGCCGCCGGGACCAGGTGATCCCCCTGAGCCGCGCCGGGGTGGCCGTGGGCGCCCACGGGCTGATGGTGGAGGTCCACCACGCCCCTGAAAAAGCCATGAGCGACGGGGCTCAGTCCCTTTACCCGCATCAGTTTGAAACCCTCTGCCGGCAGGTGCGGTCGATCTTCGAGACCTTCCAGGAGCAGTGA
- the aroB gene encoding 3-dehydroquinate synthase → MTPVTIQGREGTSTILVGENFDRLAARIPLSQSVLITDPNLWRIYGERFPPCEVIRIGTGEANKTLATVAAIFERLVAMEAQRSTFIVGIGGGIVCDIAGFVAATYLRGVECALVPTSLLAQVDASVGGKNGVNFGGYKNMVGTFRQPALVLCDPQMLHSLPERELTSGFAEIVKHAAIADAALFAHLESRWQAAMALDPEVINHLVARCVAIKAAVVRRDEHEQGERRKLNFGHTFGHALEKTTGALHGEAVAVGMLISAALSVQRGLLPPAAYQRLQALLAKLGLPTRMDFNREAVLEALGKDKKRTGDGVHFVLLRDIGRSVVTEITLSELGAALDLV, encoded by the coding sequence ATGACCCCCGTCACGATCCAGGGCAGAGAAGGGACCTCCACGATTCTCGTCGGCGAAAATTTCGACCGGCTGGCCGCGCGCATCCCGCTGTCCCAAAGCGTCCTCATCACCGACCCCAATCTCTGGCGGATCTACGGTGAGCGCTTTCCGCCGTGCGAGGTGATCCGCATCGGCACCGGCGAGGCCAACAAAACGCTGGCAACCGTCGCGGCCATCTTCGAGCGCCTGGTGGCGATGGAGGCCCAGCGATCGACCTTTATCGTGGGCATCGGGGGGGGGATCGTCTGCGACATCGCCGGCTTTGTCGCCGCCACCTACCTGCGCGGGGTGGAATGCGCTTTGGTGCCCACCTCGCTGTTGGCACAGGTGGACGCCAGCGTCGGGGGGAAAAACGGGGTTAATTTCGGCGGGTACAAAAACATGGTGGGAACGTTTCGCCAGCCGGCCTTGGTGCTCTGCGACCCGCAGATGCTGCACAGCCTGCCGGAGCGGGAGCTGACGTCGGGGTTTGCCGAGATCGTCAAACACGCCGCGATCGCCGACGCCGCCCTCTTCGCCCATCTGGAAAGCCGCTGGCAGGCGGCCATGGCCCTCGACCCGGAGGTCATCAACCACCTGGTGGCGCGCTGCGTGGCCATCAAGGCGGCAGTGGTCCGACGCGACGAGCACGAACAGGGGGAGCGGCGCAAGCTCAATTTCGGCCACACCTTCGGCCACGCTCTGGAAAAGACCACCGGCGCGCTGCACGGCGAGGCGGTCGCCGTCGGCATGCTGATCTCCGCGGCGCTGTCGGTCCAGCGCGGACTGCTGCCGCCGGCCGCCTACCAGCGTCTGCAGGCGCTCTTGGCCAAGCTGGGCCTGCCGACACGGATGGATTTCAATCGGGAAGCGGTCCTGGAGGCCCTGGGCAAGGACAAGAAGCGGACCGGCGACGGCGTCCACTTCGTTCTGCTGAGGGACATCGGCCGGTCCGTTGTGACGGAGATAACGCTCTCGGAGCTGGGGGCGGCCCTGGACCTGGTCTGA
- a CDS encoding rhomboid family intramembrane serine protease has translation MIPLMDNLTREQARTYSLVCSVLNIRHSVSRAGEGWTLSVARQDAPRAREALERYQVENPPPEPAGTTRRPSPGIFSGLWAAAFLAGMHLVRISGATPERVVSACGASAEAILQGEWHRTITALMIHAGGLHLVGNLVGIALFGAAVASLCGWGLGWLMVLVSGGLGNALNAVFFRSGHLSVGSSTAIFGALGILSAIQFTRRIRVAGERFRALLPLGGGLALLALLGTAQNSDLLAHLFGFAAGATLGGGFALLAQAPPGRRCQFWALAVAAAVIGFSAWSCGLGGFASGR, from the coding sequence ATGATCCCCCTGATGGACAACCTGACACGCGAGCAGGCCCGAACCTACAGCCTGGTCTGCTCGGTGTTGAACATCCGCCACAGCGTGAGCCGCGCCGGGGAGGGCTGGACCCTTTCGGTCGCCCGGCAGGACGCACCCAGGGCCCGTGAGGCCCTCGAACGCTACCAAGTGGAGAACCCGCCGCCGGAGCCTGCCGGCACGACCCGGCGACCGTCGCCGGGGATATTCAGCGGCCTGTGGGCGGCGGCATTTCTTGCCGGGATGCACCTGGTGCGCATTTCCGGCGCCACGCCCGAGCGGGTCGTCAGCGCCTGCGGCGCTTCGGCCGAAGCGATCCTCCAAGGAGAATGGCACCGTACGATCACGGCCCTGATGATCCACGCCGGTGGGCTCCATCTGGTGGGCAACCTGGTGGGCATCGCCCTTTTCGGGGCGGCGGTGGCCTCCCTCTGCGGCTGGGGCCTCGGCTGGCTGATGGTGCTGGTCAGCGGCGGCCTCGGCAACGCCCTGAATGCCGTCTTCTTCCGCTCGGGGCACCTATCGGTGGGGAGTTCAACGGCCATTTTCGGCGCGCTGGGAATTTTAAGCGCCATCCAGTTCACCCGCCGCATCCGCGTTGCCGGTGAGCGCTTCCGGGCGCTGCTGCCCCTGGGCGGGGGCCTGGCCCTGCTCGCCTTGCTGGGAACGGCCCAAAACTCCGATCTTCTCGCCCACCTCTTCGGTTTCGCCGCCGGCGCAACGCTTGGGGGCGGATTTGCCCTACTGGCGCAAGCCCCCCCGGGCAGACGCTGCCAGTTCTGGGCGCTCGCGGTGGCCGCTGCTGTGATCGGGTTTTCAGCGTGGTCCTGCGGGCTTGGCGGTTTTGCCTCCGGGCGATGA
- a CDS encoding cold shock domain-containing protein: protein MAEGVVKWFNDSKGYGFIEQENGPDVFVHHTGINATGFKSLKEGDRVTFEITEGQKGPAAVNVTVI, encoded by the coding sequence ATGGCAGAGGGCGTGGTAAAATGGTTTAATGACAGCAAGGGCTACGGGTTTATCGAGCAGGAAAACGGACCTGACGTGTTCGTCCATCACACCGGCATCAACGCCACCGGTTTCAAGTCTCTCAAAGAGGGCGATCGGGTCACATTCGAAATTACCGAGGGACAGAAAGGTCCAGCGGCCGTCAATGTGACCGTGATATAG